One genomic segment of Bradyrhizobium prioriisuperbiae includes these proteins:
- a CDS encoding VOC family protein gives MQVGSLDHIVLCVNDVAAARRFYERVLGMTSREERPGKWSLHFGANKISLQDVRTSPEIARETVPGSGNFCVLTDTPIDAVVLHLRQHGVDIVAGPGERAGAAGPILSVYVRDPDGNLVEVSNQL, from the coding sequence ATGCAGGTGGGATCCCTCGATCACATTGTGCTTTGCGTGAACGACGTCGCGGCGGCACGTCGGTTCTATGAGCGCGTGTTGGGGATGACGTCGCGGGAAGAGCGGCCAGGAAAGTGGTCGCTGCACTTCGGGGCCAACAAGATCAGCTTGCAGGACGTGCGCACGTCACCCGAGATCGCGCGGGAGACCGTGCCGGGCAGCGGCAATTTCTGTGTTCTCACCGATACGCCGATCGATGCGGTCGTGCTGCATCTCAGGCAGCACGGCGTGGACATCGTCGCCGGTCCCGGCGAACGCGCGGGGGCAGCGGGACCGATCCTGTCGGTGTATGTCAGGGATCCCGACGGCAACCTTGTCGAGGTCAGCAACCAGCTTTGA
- the uvrA gene encoding excinuclease ABC subunit UvrA: MDEILKANRSKQAANSRAITIRGAREHNLKNVNLEIPRDRLVVLTGLSGSGKSSLAFDTIYAEGQRRYVESLSAYARQFLEMMQKPDVDQIDGLSPAISIEQKTTSKNPRSTVGTVTEIYDYMRLLWARVGVPYSPATGLPIESQTVSQMVDRVLALPEGTRLYLLAPVVRGRKGEYRKELAEYLKKGFQRVKIDGAFHELSEAPTLDKKFPHDIDVVVDRIVVRPDIAQRLAESFETALKLAEGLAVVEFADAPATAEGEKKTDKKTAKIHDKSGPERLLFSEKFACPVSGFTIPEIEPRLFSFNNPYGACPACGGLGVEQHIDADLVIADKELTLRKGAIAPWAKSSSPYYVQTLQALGKFYKFTLDTKWKDLPKKTQNALLYGSGDDEIKFSYEDGVRSYDTKKPFEGVVTNIERRFRETESEWAREELGKYFSDVPCKGCAGHRLKPEALCVKIGGKHIGEISELSVKKAGEWFESVPGLLSTQQNEIAIRVLKEIRERLSFLLDVGLNYLTLARASGTLSGGESQRIRLASQIGSGLTGVLYVLDEPSIGLHQRDNARLLDTLKRLRDLGNTVIVVEHDEDAIRLADYVVDVGPGAGIHGGNIVAKGTPAEVMANPASLTGKYLTGEMSVEIPERKPPNHRRTIKVVNASGNNLKNVSAEIPLGLFTCVTGVSGGGKSTLLIDTLYKAIARKLNNASEGPAPHDRIEGLEHIDKIIEIDQSPIGRTPRSNPATYTGAFTPIREWFAGLPEAKARGYEPGRFSFNVKGGRCEACQGDGVIKIEMHFLPDVYVTCDTCKGKRYNRETLEVLFKGKSIADVLDMTVEEAAEFFKAVPRVRETFKTLHRVGLDYIHVGQQATTLSGGEAQRVKLAKELSKRATGRTLYILDEPTTGLHFHDVAKLLEVLHELVNQGNTVVVIEHNLEVIKTADWVIDLGPEGGDGGGEIVAWGPPEDIVKAPRSYTGKFLAPVLAKANKPRKRRVVSNKDDGVSGEAAE, from the coding sequence ATGGATGAAATTCTCAAGGCGAACCGCAGCAAGCAGGCCGCCAACAGCCGTGCGATCACCATCCGCGGCGCGCGCGAGCACAACCTCAAGAACGTCAATCTCGAGATCCCGCGCGACCGCCTGGTGGTGCTGACCGGATTGTCGGGCTCGGGCAAGTCCTCCCTCGCGTTCGACACCATCTATGCCGAGGGACAGCGGCGTTATGTGGAGTCGCTCTCGGCTTACGCCCGGCAGTTCCTGGAAATGATGCAGAAGCCGGACGTCGACCAGATCGACGGCCTGTCGCCGGCCATTTCCATCGAACAGAAAACGACCTCGAAGAACCCGCGCTCGACCGTCGGCACGGTGACCGAGATCTACGACTACATGCGGCTGCTGTGGGCCCGCGTCGGCGTGCCCTACTCGCCGGCCACGGGTCTTCCGATCGAGAGCCAGACCGTGTCGCAGATGGTGGACCGGGTGCTGGCGCTGCCCGAGGGCACGCGGCTTTATCTGCTGGCGCCGGTGGTGCGCGGCCGCAAGGGCGAGTATCGCAAGGAGCTCGCCGAATATCTCAAGAAGGGGTTCCAGCGGGTCAAGATCGACGGCGCGTTCCATGAGCTGTCTGAGGCGCCGACGCTGGACAAGAAATTCCCCCACGACATCGATGTGGTGGTGGATCGCATCGTGGTCCGCCCCGACATCGCGCAGCGGCTGGCGGAATCCTTCGAAACCGCGCTGAAGCTCGCTGAAGGACTGGCCGTGGTGGAGTTCGCCGATGCGCCCGCAACCGCCGAAGGCGAGAAAAAGACCGACAAGAAGACCGCAAAAATCCACGACAAGAGCGGCCCGGAGCGGCTGCTGTTTTCGGAAAAATTCGCCTGCCCGGTGTCCGGCTTCACCATTCCGGAAATCGAACCCAGACTCTTCTCCTTCAACAACCCCTATGGCGCCTGCCCCGCGTGCGGCGGCCTCGGTGTCGAGCAGCATATCGATGCCGATCTCGTCATCGCCGACAAGGAACTGACGCTGCGCAAAGGCGCGATCGCGCCGTGGGCGAAGTCGTCCTCGCCCTATTACGTGCAGACCCTGCAGGCGCTCGGCAAGTTCTACAAATTCACCCTCGATACCAAGTGGAAGGACCTGCCGAAAAAGACGCAGAATGCCCTGCTCTATGGCTCCGGCGACGACGAGATCAAGTTCTCCTACGAAGACGGCGTGCGCTCCTACGACACCAAGAAGCCGTTCGAGGGCGTGGTCACCAACATCGAGCGCCGCTTCCGCGAGACCGAAAGCGAGTGGGCGCGCGAAGAGCTCGGCAAATACTTCAGCGACGTGCCGTGCAAGGGCTGCGCCGGCCATCGGCTGAAGCCGGAGGCGCTGTGCGTCAAGATCGGCGGCAAGCACATCGGCGAGATTTCCGAACTGTCGGTCAAGAAGGCCGGCGAATGGTTCGAGAGCGTTCCCGGTTTACTCAGCACCCAGCAGAACGAGATCGCGATCCGCGTACTCAAGGAGATCCGCGAACGGCTGTCGTTCCTGCTCGACGTCGGCCTTAACTATCTGACCCTGGCCCGCGCGTCCGGAACACTGTCCGGCGGCGAAAGCCAGCGCATCCGTCTGGCATCGCAGATCGGTTCCGGCCTCACCGGCGTGCTCTATGTGCTGGACGAACCGTCGATCGGCCTGCACCAGCGCGACAATGCGCGGCTGCTCGATACGCTGAAGCGGCTGCGCGACCTCGGCAACACCGTGATCGTGGTCGAGCACGATGAAGACGCCATCCGGCTGGCGGACTACGTGGTCGATGTCGGGCCCGGCGCCGGCATCCATGGCGGCAACATTGTCGCCAAGGGCACGCCCGCCGAAGTGATGGCCAACCCGGCGTCGCTGACCGGCAAGTATCTCACCGGCGAGATGTCCGTTGAAATCCCCGAGCGCAAGCCGCCGAACCATCGCCGCACCATCAAGGTGGTGAACGCCTCCGGCAACAATCTGAAGAACGTTTCGGCGGAAATTCCGCTGGGGCTGTTCACTTGCGTCACCGGCGTGTCCGGCGGCGGCAAGTCGACGCTGCTGATCGATACGCTCTACAAGGCGATCGCGCGCAAGCTCAACAATGCCAGCGAAGGCCCGGCCCCGCACGACCGCATCGAGGGGCTGGAGCACATCGACAAGATCATCGAGATCGACCAGTCACCGATCGGCCGCACCCCGCGCTCGAACCCCGCGACCTATACCGGCGCGTTCACCCCGATCCGCGAATGGTTTGCCGGCCTGCCGGAAGCCAAGGCGCGCGGCTACGAGCCGGGACGTTTTTCGTTCAACGTCAAGGGCGGCCGCTGCGAGGCCTGCCAGGGCGACGGCGTGATCAAGATCGAGATGCACTTCCTGCCTGATGTCTACGTCACCTGCGATACCTGCAAGGGCAAGCGCTACAACCGCGAAACCCTTGAAGTGCTGTTCAAGGGCAAGTCGATCGCCGACGTCCTCGACATGACGGTGGAAGAAGCCGCCGAGTTCTTCAAGGCGGTACCGCGGGTGCGCGAAACCTTCAAGACCCTGCACCGCGTCGGTCTCGACTACATCCATGTCGGCCAGCAGGCCACCACGCTCTCCGGCGGCGAGGCGCAGCGCGTCAAGCTCGCCAAGGAGCTGTCGAAACGCGCCACCGGCCGCACGCTCTACATCCTGGACGAGCCGACCACTGGGCTACATTTCCACGACGTGGCCAAGCTGCTCGAGGTGCTGCACGAACTGGTCAACCAGGGCAACACCGTGGTGGTGATCGAGCACAATCTCGAAGTCATCAAGACAGCGGACTGGGTGATCGATCTGGGTCCTGAAGGCGGCGACGGCGGCGGCGAGATCGTGGCCTGGGGTCCGCCGGAAGACATCGTCAAGGCGCCGCGCAGCTACACCGGCAAATTCCTAGCGCCGGTGCTGGCGAAAGCCAACAAGCCACGCAAGCGGCGGGTGGTGAGCAATAAGGACGATGGCGTATCCGGAGAAGCGGCGGAGTAG
- a CDS encoding DUF6881 domain-containing protein: MSSIELPGPPQLGPPQSYFHCVWIDAAEDEPVEWFDELDALRWSIRCVRKYRDGRLEACSYASENWRAEMPEAPVPPLAMINRDSQFFAKEISKAEFETVWNQANGSAAG; encoded by the coding sequence ATGTCTTCGATTGAACTGCCCGGACCGCCTCAGCTGGGTCCTCCTCAGAGTTACTTTCATTGTGTCTGGATTGATGCGGCGGAAGACGAACCAGTCGAATGGTTCGACGAACTGGACGCATTACGCTGGTCAATTCGATGCGTGAGGAAGTATCGCGACGGCCGGCTTGAAGCATGCAGCTATGCCAGCGAAAATTGGCGGGCTGAGATGCCTGAAGCTCCAGTCCCGCCGCTTGCGATGATCAACCGGGATTCGCAGTTTTTTGCGAAAGAGATTTCGAAGGCCGAGTTCGAGACTGTCTGGAATCAGGCGAACGGCTCCGCCGCTGGGTAG
- a CDS encoding alpha/beta hydrolase yields the protein MVQSEIDTIRTLLGSKPRPVGWTERRQRLDDVGSVWPVADDVELSAVDLDGVAGEWSIVPGSDASRVLLFFHGGGYCSGSIRSHRRLVTEAGRAARVRTLAVGYRLAPEHPFPAAFDDGLTAWRYLRRQGIAAAHIAVGGDSAGGGLTVALVNRLRELEEDLPACTWLVSPWTDLSMSGSSLTTKDAVDPIIHKVYLEELASAVVPAGMDRKDPLISPLYADLKGFPPTLIQVGSSETLLEDATRFAAAAGSADVAVTLQIWPHMIHAWPLWNAHLEPGRRALASAGAFMREHF from the coding sequence ATGGTTCAGAGCGAGATCGATACCATCCGCACGCTGCTCGGTTCGAAACCACGGCCCGTCGGATGGACGGAGCGACGCCAGCGCCTGGACGATGTCGGCTCCGTTTGGCCTGTGGCCGACGACGTCGAGCTGTCCGCGGTCGATCTGGATGGCGTGGCCGGGGAATGGTCGATCGTTCCCGGCAGCGATGCGTCGCGTGTGCTGCTGTTTTTCCATGGCGGCGGCTACTGTTCGGGCTCCATCCGCAGCCATCGCCGTTTGGTGACCGAAGCAGGCCGGGCGGCGCGGGTGCGGACCTTGGCGGTCGGTTATCGGCTGGCGCCGGAGCATCCGTTTCCGGCCGCGTTCGACGATGGCCTGACGGCGTGGCGATATTTGCGGCGGCAAGGGATCGCGGCTGCGCACATCGCCGTCGGTGGCGACAGCGCAGGCGGCGGACTGACGGTTGCGTTGGTCAATCGGCTGCGCGAACTCGAGGAGGACTTGCCCGCCTGCACGTGGCTGGTGTCGCCATGGACTGATCTCTCCATGTCCGGGTCCTCATTGACGACGAAAGATGCCGTCGATCCGATCATTCACAAGGTCTACCTCGAGGAATTGGCCTCGGCCGTTGTGCCGGCCGGCATGGATCGGAAGGATCCGCTGATATCGCCGCTCTATGCGGATTTGAAGGGCTTTCCGCCAACGCTGATCCAGGTCGGATCGTCAGAGACGTTGCTCGAAGATGCCACGCGGTTTGCGGCTGCGGCCGGCTCGGCCGATGTCGCCGTCACCCTGCAGATATGGCCGCACATGATCCACGCATGGCCTTTGTGGAATGCTCACCTGGAGCCCGGTCGGCGAGCGCTTGCAAGCGCGGGTGCATTCATGCGGGAGCATTTTTGA
- a CDS encoding MurR/RpiR family transcriptional regulator — translation MNVNPGPSVNGILSRIRELQSELPPKARQIAELILAKPEPFIHMSITEVAETCDVSEGTIVAFCRRVDVRGFQELKILLARDLIEPVRLIQEDLHRGDDPATVTDHIFAAHAASLHETRRLLSMESLAKAASLLRDAQRIEIYGIGSSAPIAQDLSYRLLQLGLAASAVVDSHVQAVSAGMTGPTVATVTVSHSGSTVETVLATRLARESGARTIGITRLGKSPLAAHCDVLLYTVANETRYRPEAMSSRVAQLAIIDTLVSCCALTDTERSVDRLQHATRILSEKRF, via the coding sequence CTCCCGCATCAGGGAGTTGCAGTCCGAGCTTCCGCCGAAAGCCAGGCAGATTGCCGAGCTGATACTCGCAAAGCCCGAGCCCTTCATTCACATGTCGATCACCGAAGTGGCGGAGACCTGTGACGTCAGCGAAGGCACGATCGTTGCCTTTTGCCGCCGGGTGGATGTTCGCGGGTTTCAGGAGCTCAAAATTCTTCTGGCGCGGGATTTGATCGAGCCGGTTCGTCTGATTCAGGAGGACCTGCATCGGGGCGATGATCCGGCGACCGTCACGGATCACATCTTTGCCGCCCATGCCGCTTCGCTTCACGAGACGCGACGCCTGCTCTCGATGGAATCGCTGGCGAAGGCGGCAAGCCTGTTGAGGGACGCGCAGCGCATTGAGATCTATGGTATCGGAAGTTCGGCGCCCATTGCGCAGGACCTGTCCTATCGCTTGCTGCAACTGGGGCTCGCGGCAAGCGCGGTCGTCGATTCCCATGTCCAGGCCGTCAGCGCCGGCATGACCGGTCCAACCGTCGCGACCGTCACGGTGTCTCACTCCGGCAGCACGGTCGAGACGGTGCTTGCGACCCGATTGGCGCGGGAATCCGGCGCCAGGACAATCGGTATCACGCGGCTCGGCAAGTCGCCTCTCGCGGCGCACTGTGACGTGCTGCTCTATACCGTCGCGAATGAAACCCGATATCGGCCCGAGGCGATGAGCAGCCGCGTCGCTCAGCTCGCGATTATCGATACGTTGGTGAGCTGTTGTGCTCTGACCGACACCGAGCGCTCGGTCGACAGACTTCAGCACGCCACGCGCATTCTGTCCGAGAAGCGCTTTTGA